The genomic interval GAGAGTTCAAGCCCTGGAAGACAAATGCTGTACCTCCGCCTGCGAGCTACGCTTCAGAGccggagaagaagaagggaccTCCCCCGGGCATGGACATGGCCATCAAGTGGTCCAATGTGTATGAGGACAACGGGGAGGATGCACCACAGGCTTTCACAGGCAACGCCCGCTTCTTACCCACAGAGGAGCAACTCTCTGACTCAGGTTAGTAGAGTTAGTAAGATCTCAGTACTTCGATAATATGTAAGTGGACATGAACCCAGGTAATTgagtttttcatcttttttcataCCTGAGGAGTTTTAGCACAAACTTAAAGaacttgcatttcttttttttctttctataatattttattacatttttgaacgaacaggacaaagaaacacacacatgacagcAAATACTTGTATGAGCGAATCACAGATCACATGGGATTTAAAGACAATcgaaacaagacatcaaaatatTTTGTAAGACAGTATCATACATGGACATATCTATATCACAGATTTCAAACAGGGAATATACAACATAGGCAGGACTGTAAACTACAACACCCAGAGAGCATGAAGTATTCACAGAGGTACAGGAGGGGCGCCAATCGACATCGCAGCACACCCTGCGTAACAGGTCTGCTGTGCCATGTGGGAGGTGGTTTAGGAATGGTTCCCACAACACTGAACTTAAGCGTTCCATTGGAAAGACTTTACAAATGTCTCCATACCACTGATTAATAGATGGAGGCCTGGACTTAATCCACTGAAACAGAATGAATCTTCTCACTAACAGAAGAAGCTTGTTGAGAAGTTTTTGCTGGACACTTGTCAAAGGGGGCCTCTCATCTGAAAGATTTAATACAAACAACACaggatttatttgtattttcaaacCAAAAATGAAGTTAATTTCCTGTGAGACCGTTTCCCAGAATTTAGATATCAGATGGCAGCTCCAAAAACAATGCAAATAAGATCCAACCTCTTTCCTGCACTTGATGCAAATaggagaaatgtaaaaatagaaaACGTTAAGGGATTGGGGTGGATCCTGTACTCGCTCTCAGTTAGTCTGTTGCACAAAAAGGTTTGAACTTGCATTTCTTCCTGCACAAAAACCGGagcacatttttgtgttttttttaataggctGATGTGTGCTTACCATCACACAACATGCTTCCACAGCCCACATATTGAACAAAATGATAACTTTAATAAACACCTGAtgagaacataaagaaacagaacaaacaggTTTTCAGGTGTGTCCAAACATTTGACTGGTACTGTatgcattttattattttgggggcttttgAGCACTGAAAAGAGAAAAGCCCACACACTACTCTGATCATCCATGTGCAAGTGTGGAAGCCTCTAGCCTGCCAATGAGTAAACTAAAAGTTATTATTTTCCATTTCCACCACCCTTCCCCACCCCCCAAAATCCCAATACCAACCACCCCGCACCACCATGCCTCACATTGCACAGATGAGGATACAGAGAAGGGAGACCTGTCTGCAAAGAAGCGCCACGTGGAGACTTTCcagcagaaggagaagaggaagagagacatgGGACAAGCTACCTCGGAAAAGAACTTcgtagaggaggagaaaaggatcCTCAGGCAAAATATTGAGTGAGACCCTTTAATGAAGAGAGCCGTttctaatttaaaatatttcatgtcaGACGAGAGCATTCACAGATACGAGCACAACGATCAAGTAGCTGGTAAGCTGCAATCACAAGCAGGCATTGTTACCTGTGACGTTGACATTATTTGTAGTAGTGTAATATTATAGCAGAGAAGGACTGTGAGTCACAAGTGTGAAGAAAAGTATACTTCATGTAAACCCAGAGGCAACACTTTTGACTCAAGACGTTGGATTCTGGTAAATCCCTGCAGATTATTCTTCAGAGTTAGAGGAAAGTTCAGGGATTTACTGTCAGGGTTGTAATCTCACAGTACTTGGCCATCTTTTTCACCTGCTCTCTTCCATGGGGCAAAGGGATAATTGAAACCATTAGATAaagatatttaaaacatgttctgggcattaaaaaaaacaggtgacaCATTGGTCAGCTTTAGGTTTGTCCAAAAGTGTTTTAGTACCAATTTCTTTTTGACGCAACCTCCATTAATCTCACACACAATAGTACTGAAGTCATTAAAGAACAAAGCTAACATTGCTTCTCCAACCAAAAACTGTGACACAAGCGAGATTAGAGCTGTGGCCATGCCaagtgagagagtgagtaaaaagtacaaataaacaaataagaacAAAGCGGTGAATCCAAGAAATATTTCTGATTGAGAGCGGTGATGTTTCAGAGAGGTGCCAGACTTAGTTTGAATCCAGTCCTAGCCGCTCCGTCCTTCCTGCTGTCTTCGAGGCTCTACTCTTTATTACACCTGCAGTCCTTCacatccagaagaaaaaaatcaggccGTTCTCATACTCAGGTTGTCAAAACACAGGCAGCTGATATCGACACACAAGGTACCATTTAGTGTCTGTTGCAGGCAAACTAAAACAGGGACAACGATGTAACCTAGTCGCTACGTcgtatttttttttgggggtggGGGCAGGCACGGTCTAGGCTTGAAGTTACACGCTTTCAAGTTGAGCCTGGAAACTTTCTGAACATACCATTATAAGAAGAAACGAACGGCACTGAAACAGCAGTGTGTAATAATCGATGATTTCCTTTCTGTATCCGTCTCTACTTCTAGTCATTATGCCTTTCAGAACTATTTAAATCTTCATAAATGTGcaagtttgtgttgttgtgttctgtcacttttattttgatgttgtatTTAAGAAAATGTCCGGCGTCTTTTTCTATCCCAGTAAGAGTATCAAAGTTCATAAtgtctggtatcatgacaatcCTAGTCCCACTGTGGCACCACCTTTCTTTGACTTAGATATTTGTCGTAAAGACAGCAAGGTGAAATTAgacttttcattcattcattcagtctttatttaatCTATTTAATCGAGAAATCGTCGAGAGATGAACACAAATAGATGAATTGTTTAATCCTCCTTGAGTGCTTTCAAAAAGAGGAATAGTTTATAAAATGTTATCAGTACTCCAAGTGGTTCACAAAGACCCCCCTTCCTTTTGACtgatgaaaataatttaatgtGCTGCCGCCCCCTTACAACAAACATGGACATACGCTAAACACGCTGTCAGTCACGCTCTGCTAACAAAGTCCTATATTTTTAGAAATGatctcaaacacagacagaaaaaagtgcAGAGTAGCAGTTCAGTgtgacaacaaaatgaaaaaactaaCAAGAGGCTTTCAAAGAGGAAGCAATGAGGAGTGTTACTGTAACATGAAACTTCCAAATTTGTGATTCATTTCAGCTTTACGTTAACCCGGAAGTCCTCTCGCTGAAAAAGCAGTGAAAAATGGtgggcttttgtttttgttaatccttGCCGGGCCCGTCCTTACATATCTCCTGGCCCCCACCTAGGGGTCCCACGCCCCATTTTGGGGATCACGGTCATAACTAATTGGAGTGAAGACTAAATCTACTAGACgttatacatacaaacatttaatgtaagttaTGGTTTTGTTGGATTCGCCATTTTATTAACTGAGCAAAAATAACAGTGAcgtcattgtgttgttgtttgtgtttgtattgttaAAAACCAAATATCTAATTAATCACCACAGAGGGAATgactatgtttgtttgtgtgctgacgatgctgtggttttttttctttaaaaatgtctttgaatCTGTTAAAATTAAATTTTTGAAAAGTTGCTTGTTTTTCCACCTTATGGACACCAGATGTCGCTCTCCATCCacacgagaaaaaaaaacactcctgttGTGTCTGCAGTCCAATCTAAAGCACTTCGCCACCCCAAtcagggtctgtgtgtgtgtgtgtgtgtgtgtgtgtgtgtgtgtataaagtcttctttgttttgatcttCAATGTTGGAAGTGTGTCTCATCTCAGTTCTCTTGAAATACTTGGTGCATACAGACTGTCTCTTCTCAGTCTCGTGTGCCTCGTATTACAACGGACTTTATACTCGTGTGAAATGAAACTACTCGCACGTTTAGTATCACGATGATGTTTGGAACATTGTGCGGTTATATGGaccttttttgtttctgctcatTCGGTGTGAACAGTTGTACATTGACAgttttatagtttgtttttattgttatattattcaTCATAAACCAATTAGGCAATAAAAGGCATTTTTCTTGAGAAAGCTTCTCCTGTCAGTTATTTCAACTGTTGCTTTTAATGAtctttaaaagttgtttttctgtctcggGTATTTTTCTGGGGATTAAATCTTAATATAGAAACAATATGCAGTGTCCAAAGAAGATGTcttgtatgtgttgtgtgttattGCTCAGAGCATTTCAACATGTTGACAGCTGTTTCCAGTGTTTATGCTCTTGTTGACAGTGTGATTTTGTTTCAGAATGATTCCTGCACCAGGAATTTCCCTAAAACCCTTAAACATTTAATCTGATTTAAGGTCAGTGCTTTTAACTTTTACTGTAATGAGTCACTCTACAAGACACTCAATGTCCATCGCTGTGCAATACATCAACCTaacatttaatcaatttttGGCTGGTCATATACCAACCCTTATTtctagagcctgaccgatttttatatcggccgatatttgCACATCAAGTGAGTATCGTTATCGGCTAaatttatcgcagatatgcgccgatattagcAGATTTATTTagcagtcaaacagcatttcatttcatataaataacactgttttatttctggCCGTCACCAGCAGAGTTgtctatatggattacaacaggcatcatcactctgcagagtgtcaagCGTTGACGCACGTACATGAGCagttacttcagattcagattctttatcgCCACATGAGGGGAAATGTGTTTTGCTGCAGGAGCACacggaagacaagaaacacaaggaaagCATCACggcaaaatgtaaataaataaaaaaaatcagacaacacaacaaaaatataaaacattgcaATTAAATCAGAGCTCAAACTAAAATGTGAATTCCTaccaagttattaaagtgcaaagtggagatGTGCAGTTAAAGTCCAAAAAGAGCAACTTAAGGGTtaattgttatttaatattaattgCACTTTCCAGTAATGTGACCATCTTGTCCACGttatttatcttttccacaagtgttggataactgcatttgagggatcaacacaataaatgtgtatttctaTCTAACTCTACAGATCGAAAATAGATAtgagaaagatatcggccgatatatcggtatcagatttttctctCCTTAATACTGATATCAGTATCGACCCCCAAAAAACCTCTATCGGTCGAGTCCTACCTTTTTACCCTCTGACTTTCTGAGTTGTTGTTCTGACTAAAGGGGACGTTCAGGTGAGCTTTCTTCTAACACCACATGGATGTAGTGTTCCTGAAAATTGCCAAAAATTCAATGTTTatcacatttacacaaaagcaaaaaaaaatgctcttaaCGATTATCGTTGGAATCCAGGTAATAAAGGAAACATTCCCTCGTCCATTCTTTACATTTCCGTGGCCGTTGGAGCACATAATGGTTTTCAGAGCACTGAAAATGAAGAAAGTTTTCCACTTTGAAACAGCTTGGTGATCAGAGGAATTCCTGGCCTATCTGTCATTGTGGGTTGACATGAAATAGTGGTAAATATGCCTCTGATAAAATTCCAGCCTCCAGGTATGTGCCCGGCCTTGTCTGAAATGTGTACCTGTTCCCGCACAGCAACAGCAGACTGATTTTATCAGCCATATTTATGAACAAATaactcttctctgtctctctctttctccccgcGCTGACTGTTTGAGCGACGACCAGCGAGGTCATATCCATCACTGTTTCAAAATGACTCATCTTGCCGTCAGTCTTGTTGCATAAAATTTCCCAGAAAATAGATGTTTtgcaatttctgtttttttctggaacTAACTTTTCTGGAAAGTTAAATTCctgcaaagcttttttttttcctgtggttTTGATTGTTTATCTCTTTGATAGATCGACATCATTCAGCGACTGCAGCCTCGTTGTATCACTGAGATTATGTTACCAGAGGGGGGAACATTTGCCACCCTTatcttcattcatttaaagagaATATCTCACGTTACACCTCAACGAAAATGTGTAAAGGTCTAAAGTATTTCGACTAACTAACCGAATTACAAGAGGGTTTCAATTACTTAGTACCGTTTCCTGCCATGAAAAGTGTCAGTCACACTCATCGTTTATCACTGTGACACATTTACTGGAAGGTCACAACCTCCTCATGGCCATTGAGCATTCAGGGAGCTTTACTGAGCTGGCTGCCTACAGCTGCTACTATCTGACTtatgacattttcacacagtcaGCACAATGTGGCAGCCTGCATGTAAATTTAGTTGTGGCTGTTGTTTGATGCTGCAGGGCATGAAAAGCCAATACAAGGAGCATGCTTTCTACACTTTGTACTTTTCTTAGTCGTTGAAAGGGAAGAAAAGTCGGCTGGCATGCTCGGTACAAAcatgcatcatcatcattatgatACCCATACTAACCTGCTGCTGATTGGCAAGTCTGGGTTTAGTATCTTAGATTGAACTGTTAGTATGCTACTATTTGCTAACTAGCCATAAACATTACGTTAAAGCTACAGCTCATTGGATTGACATTACTTTTGCAGGTATTTTGAAACAACCCATAGTCAAGTTTTGCTGCAATGACGCATGTTATGTTAGCCAACCGGGATGTTAGCATTAGCCTGGTTACTGCCACCAAAATCAAtcgatctttatttgtatagcgccaattcataacaaatgttatctcaagacactttacaaaagagcagataaaagaccttactcctTGAtgtattatctacaaagacccgaCAGTTAAAGCGGCGAGCAAAAACTTCCTttaaccagactcatgttgaacagacatctGCCGATGATCTCTTTCTTATAGATGTTAGATAACATAGCTAATAAATAAACGACTGTCCTGATTACAGACAAAGTTCATTGTGTGGAAAGGCAGTCTAAAGTGAAAGTCTGAGTCTGTTGTggaatacaaatattttattagCAGGGATGTGAACAAGAAATCAGAATCACAAtcgtttttttattgccaagtacatttacaaagaATTTAAtggtgtattggtgcaaaaacagtcaacaaaggAAATTAAGCAAAAAGgcaagaacttaaataaaatataatataaaggttttttggacaaaaataaacaaacaaatagacaACACTTGATTTTTGAAGTGAAAATACAATAACCTGACTGACTCTTCTGTGTTCAGTgcgttgattttttttgtcttccacaACAAGGACCTCTTTAGTCTGAGGAAGCCACTTGATGAACAGTCACcataagacatttaaaaacatcagaattcATGAGTGGTGACATTCACAGCATTTTATACCTGGGAACAAACTGTCATCAAATCGTTTTAACGTgttattaataaacattaaagtctttatatgtgatttttaacacttaaatataatataaatcaagtatatcctctgaaaataactctgtgagtcatgactgtctacaatgggtgtaacacccgagtcccactgtctgtgatgttttcagagttttcagagtcctatcttcactttgtttacatcgccaggacgaccggctgactcctcccctcgagtataaaagttgtttaattgagggactagagaaaataagaataacatactgtactcactgcttaactgtgtttctagatcacgctcatttcaggtaaatttacatgcagtgtgaagatacgagcataataaagatcgctagcattagcatgctaacacaacaatgcagcgcgagttgttttggtttcatgctggtgctcaaggggcgacatctgctggatcaaaaaatcgcatatataaagcctttaaaggaaaataatgaagaagaaaaaacatttccatcgAGATTAGTGAAAATTGTGCAATAGTGCGTCCAGTGTTTGTCCACCTACAGTATTTAACCTCTATAGAGAAGAAGTTATGCAACAGAAAAACCTTTGAATCATCATTTAGGAACCCTGAATGTCTCTTCAAAATGTCATGGCAAAGTCCAAATCTAAGTATGTCAATCTGTTTCTTTGCAAACTCTCGAACATTAAAGGCTGCTGATATCTCGTCAACACACTCTGTGATTTGTTGACTTCTCTCATTTCTTCTGTCATCCTGATGCTTTTTCAAGGAGAACAGTTTTTTGTGCTGAAGGCGTTTAACAGATGTTATGtagaaaagaaaaccaaaaccTTAAACAGTCAATCTCTAACTTTGCATAAGAAGActaataaacacatttctaccTTCCCATGTATGGTATCATGTTTGAATCGATGTAGTAAAATAAGTAGGGATGAAAATGACTTTGTGACGCAGAAGAGACCAGGGTCAATAAACCACAGATTCTTCTCTCTCCGTCTCAGATTGAGCGCGGAGTCAAATTTTCCAAATGATGTCGAGACTGTAACCTAATATTGTAATTTACTGTAACATTGTGGTACTGGTGGCTtctgaatgcagcaggatatttcCAAACGCTCCTCCTGACTTTTGCTTCAACAACATTCCTCTGTCCGTGTTTTCCGACCAAGAAAATCCATACAAACTTTTATCCAAGATCAGAGTCGAGACCAATTAGAGTCGGATAGAAAGACAAGTTGGTGATTACATAGCTGAGAGAGAGGATTCAAACCGAACATTAAAGGGTCCATTTCTCAAATACATCTTAAAGAAATCACACTCATATcattataaagcacatttcaaaacagaaacagctgacCAAAAAACATGGGACAAAAGAGCAGGACAGTATCATAACCACACGATGGGTTTTTAAAACATCTCGCTCGTGTTCTTTAAACAGCTTCCAAACatatattgaaaataaaatggcaTAAATAGTCtttcaaatgtatgttttatttccaACATTTTCCCCTTGGTCGAGCTCTAActctttttaataaaacattagcTGCGTCCTGTTAACGTTCTGACTCATTGCTCATAAATCAACTCTGAAAAGTAGATTTTAGTCTGCAGCTATTTCCTCTCTGATATGTCCTCTCTTACTTCCTGAATGATGGATAACTTGTCATATCTGTTAGCCTGCCTACAGCGATGGAAACTTTAGGGAGCTGTTATATAACCTGCTTTCATTCAGGAGCTTCTACCACAAAAATGCcagcaagacaaaaaaaaaaaaacatcaccttATTTAAAACATGGGCCTTGAAGGTTGGCTCCTTTTTTCAGTACAGAGTCTTCTTGTTGGAGACGTGTTTAATCCAGTTTTAGTAACACTCTTCCGATTCAGATATTGAACCCATTTTTCAACTTGCAAGTGAGATAACTGCAACTTCAAGACGTGTGAatattacagtgtttttttataaatctgagtATTGTCAGACTGATTGCATGATTAATGCAGCAGAGAGACGGGGCGTTCTTTTAGAGATGATAGAAAACAGTAGCAGGAGCCAAGTAGTCTGACCTCCTGTCGTGATAAACATGTCAGGCTCTGTCTGTCATTAATGATATTTAACAGACTCTGAGGCTGCGTGTGtctgaaaaggaggagaagtcCAGCCGGTGGCGGCCAGCTAACCTGACTCCACGGTCACTAATGGGGGAAGATGTTATCTTTGTGTACTCTGTTATCTCCACCCCTAGTCCTGTGGGTTTTAGTGATCAGACTTAAGTGGGTGCAGTgagctgtgtatgtgtgctcaAACGGAACAGATCTTCATGATTTGTTGTGCGAGGGTTACAAGAGTTACTGTGTTTGAATGATTTCCCGACCGCTTGAAGACACTTCAGGTTTGTCCGGGCCGAGGCAGCGAGTCCAGCGATTGTTGGATCAAACCACCGACCTTTTGAAAAAGCAAAACGGTAAAagaacttgagcttgtaaagcgttttctagtcttctgactactcaaagcgcttttacaccgcaggtcacacctacacattcacacaccgggCACTtaactttgggttaagtgtcttgcccaaggacgcatcggacatgtagcagcaggagctggggatcgaacccccctaCCTTCAGGTTAAGAGACGAGCGACTCCACCGGCTGAGCCACAGCATTCATTACTCTCAACTTTATTACTTCAGCAAGTGGAAAACATGGAATGTCTGAGGAGTCGTTatcacttctcctctccttgATTGATACCATCAAGAGCAATAAAAGTAAGTCGTTAAGAGAAATGATATG from Labrus mixtus chromosome 3, fLabMix1.1, whole genome shotgun sequence carries:
- the c3h1orf52 gene encoding UPF0690 protein C1orf52 homolog → MTDEKKTGGSLGFFSSYDDLSDSSDSEEEAESRKKKAGTDASGSGAQSSKHGTKRAASGAPLPRPEELFGSVSKPAFLYNPLNKELDWDNLTVKAPDEPAREFKPWKTNAVPPPASYASEPEKKKGPPPGMDMAIKWSNVYEDNGEDAPQAFTGNARFLPTEEQLSDSDEDTEKGDLSAKKRHVETFQQKEKRKRDMGQATSEKNFVEEEKRILRQNIE